A genomic window from Pseudonocardia broussonetiae includes:
- a CDS encoding MmcQ/YjbR family DNA-binding protein: MVAATEQDVHDLAAAMPHVTVVRGPSGNPVYQVGGKSFVFFRTPRPDAVDGTTGERLTDVIVLWVPGEEDKRALVQDPGTPFFTTPHFDGHPSVLVRASRLGELDRAELAEIVQDAWLSQASARRAARWLADQEQAQQRE; this comes from the coding sequence ATGGTGGCGGCGACGGAGCAGGACGTGCACGACCTCGCCGCGGCGATGCCGCACGTCACGGTGGTCCGCGGACCGAGCGGCAACCCCGTCTACCAGGTGGGAGGCAAGTCGTTCGTGTTCTTCCGCACGCCGCGCCCGGACGCCGTCGACGGGACGACCGGCGAGCGCCTCACCGACGTCATCGTCCTGTGGGTGCCGGGCGAGGAGGACAAGCGGGCGCTGGTGCAGGACCCGGGCACCCCGTTCTTCACCACCCCGCACTTCGACGGCCACCCGTCGGTGCTGGTGCGGGCGAGCCGCCTCGGCGAGCTCGACCGGGCCGAGCTCGCCGAGATCGTGCAGGACGCCTGGCTGTCGCAGGCCTCGGCCCGCCGCGCGGCCCGGTGGCTGGCGGACCAGGAGCAGGCGCAGCAGCGCGAGTAG
- a CDS encoding SRPBCC family protein has translation MTDVTHEISTVARSVGRRTLEAGEARVLTISRTYPTDQADLWDACTSAERIARWFLPVTGELRPGGRYQLEGNAGGVVERCEAPHGFAATWEMGDEVSWITVRLEPEGDERTRFTLEHLAHVDDVRWAEFGPAAAGIGWDLGLLGLERHLADPSSMVDEAAFTATDEGRAFMAESGRAWGEAAVAAGEDPAAARAAAERTVGFYSG, from the coding sequence ATGACCGACGTGACCCACGAGATCAGCACCGTCGCCCGCAGCGTCGGACGGCGCACGCTGGAGGCCGGCGAGGCCCGCGTCCTCACGATCAGCCGCACCTACCCGACCGACCAGGCCGACCTCTGGGACGCCTGCACCAGCGCCGAGCGGATCGCCCGCTGGTTCCTGCCCGTCACCGGCGAGCTCCGCCCGGGCGGGCGCTACCAGCTCGAGGGCAACGCGGGCGGTGTCGTCGAGCGCTGCGAGGCCCCGCACGGCTTCGCCGCGACCTGGGAGATGGGCGACGAGGTCAGCTGGATCACCGTGCGCCTGGAGCCCGAGGGCGACGAGCGCACCCGGTTCACCCTGGAGCACCTCGCCCACGTCGACGACGTGCGCTGGGCCGAGTTCGGCCCGGCCGCCGCCGGCATCGGCTGGGACCTGGGGCTGCTCGGGCTGGAGCGCCACCTCGCCGACCCGTCCTCCATGGTCGACGAGGCCGCGTTCACCGCCACCGACGAGGGCCGCGCGTTTATGGCGGAGTCCGGGCGGGCGTGGGGCGAGGCCGCCGTCGCGGCCGGGGAGGACCCCGCGGCCGCGCGTGCGGCCGCGGAGCGGACGGTCGGGTTCTACTCGGGCTGA
- a CDS encoding VWA domain-containing protein has product MFSAPWWLLLLVVVAVLAAGYVVLLRRRRRDVVRFTNLELLDRVAPHRPGWYRHLPAAALITALAVLTIALAGPQAEARVPRNRATVVLVIDVSLSMQATDVEPSRLAAAQSAAKDFADQLTPGVNLGLVAFAGTAAVLVSPTVERDPVKRAIEGLRLSESTATGEAIFAAMQSVETFSQAIAGTGEEGPPPARIVLMSDGKQTVPDSGNGPPEEEPRGSFTAARAAAEAGIPVSGISFGTRFGTIELEPGEKTSVAVDDASMRTIAELSGGQFFTAASEEELRQVYDELGEQIGYEVRRVDTSRPWLAGGVLLLVVGVGAGLALGRRLP; this is encoded by the coding sequence ATGTTCTCCGCTCCGTGGTGGCTGCTGCTGCTCGTCGTCGTCGCCGTGCTCGCCGCCGGCTACGTCGTCCTGCTGCGCCGCCGCCGCCGCGACGTCGTGCGCTTCACCAACCTGGAGCTGCTCGACCGCGTCGCCCCGCACCGCCCGGGCTGGTACCGGCACCTGCCCGCCGCGGCGCTGATCACCGCGCTGGCCGTGCTGACGATCGCGCTGGCCGGGCCCCAGGCCGAGGCGCGGGTGCCGCGCAACCGGGCCACGGTCGTGCTGGTGATCGACGTGTCGCTGTCGATGCAGGCCACCGACGTCGAGCCGAGCCGGCTCGCGGCCGCCCAGTCGGCGGCGAAGGACTTCGCCGACCAGCTGACGCCGGGCGTCAACCTCGGGCTGGTGGCGTTCGCCGGCACCGCGGCCGTGCTCGTCTCGCCGACCGTCGAGCGCGACCCGGTGAAGCGGGCGATCGAGGGCCTGCGGCTCTCGGAGTCCACGGCCACGGGCGAGGCAATCTTCGCGGCGATGCAGTCGGTGGAGACGTTCTCGCAGGCCATCGCGGGCACGGGCGAGGAGGGTCCGCCGCCGGCGCGGATCGTGCTGATGAGCGACGGCAAGCAGACCGTGCCCGACTCGGGGAACGGCCCGCCCGAGGAGGAGCCGCGCGGCTCGTTCACCGCCGCCCGCGCCGCGGCCGAGGCGGGCATCCCGGTCTCCGGCATCTCCTTCGGCACCCGCTTCGGCACGATCGAGCTGGAGCCGGGGGAGAAGACGTCGGTGGCCGTCGACGACGCCTCGATGCGCACGATCGCCGAGCTCTCGGGCGGCCAGTTCTTCACCGCGGCCAGCGAGGAGGAGCTCCGCCAGGTCTACGACGAGCTGGGCGAGCAGATCGGGTACGAGGTGCGCCGGGTCGACACCAGCCGCCCGTGGTTGGCCGGCGGGGTGCTGCTGCTGGTCGTCGGAGTCGGCGCGGGGCTCGCGCTGGGGCGCAGGCTTCCCTGA
- a CDS encoding SpoIIE family protein phosphatase: MPDRHVEAAWDHAALDGAARDAPALDGGALGDPGYADPLVLARALEELPHGVLVHEGRDHRVVGANRAARTFLGDRPGILGRPLREVFPEIAGQNLLGRLDRVLVTGEPFAAREWRIEVDGHVDGDDRLVDFDIVPLHDAVGSVSGVAMQFRDVTAAVRHRRSLEADTAELRERYEAAQDVVLTLQRSLLPDGIPVLPGLRIAAHYLVAGAEQAAGGDWFEAVALDGTAAVMVGDVVGHGSAAAAVMAQLRAVLVEFLLDGDDLDTVLARLDAFAGRVPGARGATVCVALVRPDGAVRYVCAGHPPPLVVSIDGAARYLPAPGGGPLGVAGPAATVGTAVLAPGDLLLCYSDGLVERPSQDLTVGMTELAEVASAAMRRGPASTMSADATDRVAELTVERMTRQGYHDDVTVLALRLTGRVVPDFATEIPAEPRRLSTLRRDLEAWLTELGVGDADIASIEIAVVEAATNSVEHAYPDGGGTVRVEGQLDGQGRICMTISDRGTWRNAPADPGHRGRGLLMMRGCMDTVEIDDTADGTTLLLDRRLRREPVVSPATVAGGSATPRPSAMSVTLTTTAEPRIALGGPIDLSTADDLRRELWSASRGGALPLVVDLGAVTHLGSAGIQVLYDFVEDMTADGRALRFVVPPGSPARHAIVLSDLDRIVAVTEV, translated from the coding sequence ATGCCGGATCGTCACGTCGAGGCAGCGTGGGACCACGCAGCGCTCGACGGCGCGGCTCGCGACGCCCCGGCACTCGACGGCGGCGCCCTCGGCGATCCGGGGTACGCCGACCCGCTCGTCCTCGCCCGCGCGCTCGAGGAGCTCCCGCACGGCGTGCTCGTGCACGAGGGCCGCGACCACCGGGTCGTCGGCGCCAACCGGGCCGCCCGCACGTTCCTGGGCGACCGTCCCGGCATCCTCGGCCGGCCGCTGCGCGAGGTCTTCCCCGAGATCGCCGGGCAGAACCTGCTGGGCCGCCTCGACCGCGTCCTGGTCACCGGGGAGCCGTTCGCGGCCCGGGAGTGGCGCATCGAGGTCGACGGCCACGTCGACGGCGACGACCGGCTCGTCGACTTCGACATCGTCCCGCTGCACGACGCGGTCGGTTCCGTCAGCGGGGTGGCGATGCAGTTCCGCGACGTCACCGCGGCCGTGCGGCACCGCCGCTCGCTGGAGGCCGACACCGCCGAGCTGCGCGAGCGCTACGAGGCCGCGCAGGACGTCGTCCTCACCCTGCAGCGCAGCCTGCTGCCCGACGGGATCCCGGTGCTGCCCGGCCTGCGGATCGCCGCGCACTACCTCGTCGCGGGCGCCGAGCAGGCGGCGGGCGGCGACTGGTTCGAGGCGGTCGCGCTGGACGGCACCGCGGCCGTCATGGTCGGCGACGTCGTCGGCCACGGGTCCGCGGCCGCCGCGGTGATGGCGCAGCTGCGTGCGGTCCTCGTCGAGTTCCTCCTCGACGGCGACGACCTCGACACGGTCCTCGCCCGCCTCGACGCCTTCGCCGGCCGCGTGCCCGGCGCGCGCGGCGCCACCGTCTGTGTCGCGCTCGTCCGGCCCGACGGCGCGGTCCGCTACGTCTGCGCGGGCCACCCGCCGCCGCTGGTCGTCTCGATCGACGGCGCGGCGCGCTACCTGCCCGCCCCCGGCGGCGGCCCGCTCGGCGTGGCGGGCCCGGCCGCGACCGTCGGCACCGCGGTGCTCGCCCCCGGCGACCTGCTGCTGTGCTACTCCGACGGCCTGGTCGAACGCCCGTCGCAGGACCTCACGGTCGGCATGACGGAGCTGGCCGAGGTGGCGTCGGCGGCGATGCGGCGCGGCCCGGCGTCGACGATGTCGGCCGACGCCACCGACCGCGTGGCCGAGCTGACCGTGGAGCGGATGACCCGCCAGGGCTACCACGACGACGTCACGGTGCTGGCGCTGCGGCTGACCGGCCGGGTCGTCCCCGACTTCGCCACCGAGATCCCCGCGGAGCCCCGGCGCCTCTCGACGCTGCGCCGCGACCTGGAGGCCTGGCTCACCGAGCTCGGCGTCGGCGACGCCGACATCGCCTCCATCGAGATCGCGGTGGTCGAGGCGGCCACCAACAGCGTCGAGCACGCCTACCCCGACGGCGGCGGCACGGTCCGCGTCGAGGGCCAGCTCGACGGCCAGGGCCGGATCTGCATGACGATCTCCGACCGCGGCACCTGGCGCAACGCCCCGGCCGACCCCGGCCACCGCGGGCGCGGGCTGCTGATGATGCGTGGCTGCATGGACACCGTCGAGATCGACGACACCGCCGACGGCACCACGCTGCTGCTCGACCGCCGCCTGCGCCGCGAGCCCGTCGTCAGCCCGGCGACGGTGGCCGGCGGGAGCGCGACGCCGCGCCCGTCGGCGATGAGCGTGACGCTCACGACGACGGCGGAGCCGCGGATCGCGCTGGGCGGCCCGATCGACCTCAGCACCGCCGACGACCTGCGCCGCGAGCTGTGGTCGGCCAGCCGCGGCGGCGCGCTGCCGCTGGTCGTCGACCTCGGGGCGGTCACGCACCTGGGCAGTGCGGGCATCCAGGTGCTCTACGACTTCGTCGAGGACATGACCGCCGACGGCCGCGCGCTGCGCTTCGTCGTGCCGCCGGGCTCGCCGGCCCGGCACGCGATCGTGCTCAGCGACCTCGACCGGATCGTCGCCGTCACCGAGGTGTGA
- a CDS encoding DUF58 domain-containing protein, which translates to MEASLRQLELAVRGRLDGLLQGNHLGLVPGPGSEPGEARTYQPGDDVRRMDWAVTARTTQPHVRETVADRELETWVVLDLSPSLDFGTAACEKRDLAIAALAAVTHLTRGGGNRIGVLAATGESVVRIPARGGVTHARGMLRRIAEIPPTAEGTRGDLAAAIEQLRRPPRRRGLAVVISDFLGEPDWERALRALSTRHDLLAVEVLDPRELELPDVGTVVLADPETGRQREITTTPLLCREFAAAAAAHRDTVAATLRRCGAAHLTLRTDSDWIADVVRFALARKRAWSGGGR; encoded by the coding sequence ATGGAGGCGTCGCTGCGCCAGCTCGAGCTCGCCGTGCGCGGGCGCCTGGACGGGCTGCTGCAGGGCAACCACCTCGGGCTGGTGCCCGGGCCGGGCAGCGAGCCGGGGGAGGCGCGCACCTACCAGCCCGGCGACGACGTGCGCCGCATGGACTGGGCCGTCACCGCCCGCACGACGCAGCCGCACGTGCGCGAGACCGTCGCCGACCGGGAGCTGGAGACCTGGGTCGTGCTCGACCTCTCGCCCAGCCTCGACTTCGGCACCGCGGCGTGCGAGAAGCGCGACCTCGCGATCGCCGCGCTGGCCGCCGTCACGCACCTCACGCGCGGCGGCGGCAACCGGATCGGGGTGCTGGCCGCCACCGGCGAGTCGGTCGTGCGCATCCCGGCCCGCGGCGGCGTCACGCACGCCCGCGGGATGCTGCGCCGGATCGCGGAGATCCCGCCCACGGCCGAGGGCACGCGCGGCGACCTGGCGGCGGCGATCGAGCAGCTCCGGCGGCCGCCGCGGCGGCGCGGCCTGGCCGTCGTCATCTCCGACTTCCTCGGCGAGCCCGACTGGGAGCGCGCTCTGCGGGCCCTGTCGACGCGGCACGACCTGCTCGCCGTCGAGGTGCTCGACCCGCGCGAGCTGGAGCTGCCCGACGTCGGCACGGTCGTGCTGGCGGACCCCGAGACCGGTCGGCAGCGCGAGATCACGACCACGCCGCTGCTGTGCCGGGAGTTCGCCGCCGCGGCCGCCGCGCACCGCGACACCGTGGCCGCCACCCTGCGCCGCTGCGGCGCCGCGCACCTGACGCTGCGCACCGATTCCGACTGGATCGCCGACGTCGTCCGGTTCGCCCTCGCCCGCAAGCGGGCCTGGTCCGGCGGGGGTCGGTAG
- the fabG gene encoding 3-oxoacyl-ACP reductase FabG has protein sequence MSRTVLVTGGNRGIGLAIAQAFVEQGDRVAVTHRSPVDGLPEGLFPVQCDVTDAAAVDAAFTAVEAELGPVEVLVSNAGITDDGLLMRMSEDSFTKVVDANLTAAYRVAKRATRAMLKARAGRMVFVSSVVGLTGSAGQVNYAASKSGLVGLARSVARELGSRGITANVVAPGFVDTDMTRALPDARRTEILGQVPLGRYASVEEVASVVTWLGSPGAAYVTGAVIPVDGGLGMGH, from the coding sequence GTGTCGAGAACAGTGCTGGTGACCGGAGGAAACCGCGGGATCGGGCTGGCGATCGCGCAGGCGTTCGTCGAGCAGGGCGACCGGGTGGCGGTGACGCACCGCAGTCCGGTCGACGGCCTGCCCGAGGGCCTGTTCCCCGTGCAGTGCGACGTCACCGACGCCGCGGCCGTCGACGCCGCGTTCACCGCGGTGGAGGCCGAGCTCGGGCCCGTCGAGGTGCTGGTGTCCAACGCCGGCATCACCGACGACGGCCTGCTGATGCGGATGAGCGAGGACTCCTTCACCAAGGTCGTCGACGCCAACCTCACCGCGGCCTACCGCGTCGCCAAGCGCGCCACGCGCGCGATGCTCAAGGCCCGCGCCGGGCGGATGGTCTTCGTCTCCAGCGTCGTCGGGCTGACGGGGTCGGCCGGGCAGGTGAACTACGCGGCGTCGAAGTCCGGGCTGGTCGGGCTGGCCCGCTCGGTGGCCCGGGAGCTGGGCTCGCGCGGGATCACCGCCAACGTCGTCGCGCCGGGGTTCGTCGACACCGACATGACCCGCGCCCTGCCCGACGCCCGCCGCACCGAGATCCTCGGCCAGGTGCCGCTGGGGCGGTACGCGAGCGTCGAGGAGGTGGCGTCGGTCGTCACCTGGCTCGGGTCGCCGGGGGCCGCGTACGTGACCGGCGCCGTCATCCCGGTCGACGGCGGACTGGGGATGGGGCACTAG
- a CDS encoding ArsR/SmtB family transcription factor encodes MHAFDVLGDPVRRRILELLAGGEQSSGAVTETIRAEFGISQPAVSQHLKVLRDNGFATVRPEGTRRLYAVRAEPLREVDAWLDHFRRTWTPRLDALATEVARGRRTHRQEPP; translated from the coding sequence GTGCACGCGTTCGACGTCCTCGGTGATCCGGTCCGCCGCCGGATCCTGGAGCTGCTCGCCGGCGGCGAGCAGAGCTCCGGCGCGGTCACGGAGACGATCCGCGCGGAGTTCGGGATCTCCCAGCCCGCGGTGTCGCAGCACCTGAAGGTGCTGCGGGACAACGGGTTCGCCACCGTGCGCCCCGAGGGCACGCGACGGCTCTACGCCGTGCGCGCAGAACCGCTGCGGGAGGTCGACGCCTGGCTCGACCACTTCCGACGCACCTGGACCCCCCGTCTCGACGCCCTGGCCACCGAGGTGGCCCGCGGGCGTCGCACCCACCGGCAGGAGCCCCCATGA
- a CDS encoding AraC family transcriptional regulator has protein sequence METPWSVAPPDALGEALHHLRLAGTFYCRSELTAPWGLTVPPLPGHLWLHVVTAGGCRLETDGADPVQLRAGDVALVPHGAGHRLRSAPGTIAPSVMDLPQTFANDRYSLLRHGSGGEPTTLVCAAVQVDTPGARDLVELLPPLLHVGASPRTEWMQATLRLVATEAEELRPGGEAVLTRLADVLVIQVVRSWLETDPAARTGWLGALADPRIGRAITLIHREPARAWTVASLAAEIPMSRSAFAARFTALVGEPALAYVTRRRMHLALDRLRAGDAGVAEVAGALGYRSEAAFSRAFTRVIGTTPGAARRAGALTPR, from the coding sequence GTGGAGACACCCTGGTCCGTCGCACCGCCCGACGCGCTCGGCGAGGCGCTGCACCACCTGCGGCTCGCCGGCACCTTCTACTGCCGCTCGGAGCTCACGGCGCCGTGGGGGCTCACGGTGCCGCCGCTGCCGGGCCACCTCTGGCTGCACGTCGTCACCGCCGGCGGGTGCCGCCTGGAGACCGACGGAGCCGATCCCGTGCAGCTCCGGGCGGGCGACGTCGCGCTGGTCCCGCACGGCGCCGGCCACCGCCTGCGCAGCGCGCCCGGCACGATCGCGCCGTCGGTGATGGACCTGCCGCAGACCTTCGCGAACGACCGGTACTCCCTGCTGCGCCACGGCTCCGGCGGCGAGCCGACGACGCTGGTCTGCGCCGCGGTGCAGGTCGACACCCCGGGCGCCCGCGATCTCGTGGAGCTCCTGCCGCCGCTGCTGCACGTCGGCGCGTCGCCGCGCACCGAGTGGATGCAGGCGACGCTGCGCCTCGTCGCGACCGAGGCGGAGGAGCTGCGCCCGGGAGGCGAGGCCGTGCTGACGCGCCTGGCCGACGTCCTGGTGATCCAGGTCGTGCGCTCGTGGCTGGAGACCGACCCGGCCGCGCGCACCGGCTGGCTCGGCGCGCTGGCCGACCCCCGCATCGGCCGGGCGATCACGCTGATCCACCGGGAGCCGGCGCGCGCGTGGACCGTCGCGTCGCTGGCCGCGGAGATCCCGATGTCGCGCTCGGCGTTCGCGGCCCGGTTCACCGCGCTGGTCGGCGAGCCCGCGCTGGCCTACGTCACGCGGCGGCGGATGCACCTCGCCCTCGACCGCCTGCGCGCCGGTGACGCGGGCGTCGCCGAGGTCGCGGGCGCGCTGGGCTACCGGTCGGAGGCCGCGTTCAGCCGCGCCTTCACCCGCGTGATCGGGACGACCCCCGGGGCCGCCCGCCGGGCGGGCGCGCTCACACCTCGGTGA
- a CDS encoding alpha/beta fold hydrolase: MPITETRVRAAGAELCVQATGSPDDPAVLLIAGAASSMDWWEDAFCARLVAGGRYVVRYDHRDTGGSTQWPAGEPGYTGADLCADALAVLDGLGIARAHVVGISMGGGIGQELALDHADRVATLTLLSTTPVGPAPPERPAPPPMRADVARSFAEPPPDPDWSDPDAAVAAFVAGERLFRGTLPFDEERVRAIATRVVARTPDVAATMTNHWIVDQGEPRRTGVAAITVPTLVLHGTEDPLFPPAHGRALAAEIPGARLVELPGVGHQMPPPAVWDVVITEILGHTSR; this comes from the coding sequence ATGCCGATCACCGAGACCCGGGTCCGGGCCGCGGGCGCCGAGCTGTGCGTGCAGGCCACGGGGTCGCCCGACGACCCGGCCGTGCTGCTGATCGCCGGTGCGGCGTCGTCGATGGACTGGTGGGAGGACGCGTTCTGCGCCCGGCTCGTCGCGGGCGGGCGGTACGTCGTGCGCTACGACCACCGCGACACCGGCGGGTCGACGCAGTGGCCCGCGGGGGAGCCCGGCTACACCGGCGCCGACCTCTGCGCCGACGCGCTCGCCGTGCTGGACGGGCTGGGCATCGCGCGGGCGCACGTCGTCGGCATCTCCATGGGCGGGGGGATCGGCCAGGAGCTCGCGCTCGACCACGCCGACCGGGTCGCCACCCTCACGCTGCTCTCGACCACCCCGGTCGGCCCGGCGCCACCCGAGCGCCCCGCGCCCCCGCCGATGCGCGCGGACGTGGCGCGGTCCTTCGCCGAGCCCCCGCCCGACCCGGACTGGTCCGACCCCGACGCCGCCGTCGCGGCCTTCGTCGCGGGCGAGCGCCTGTTCCGCGGCACGCTGCCGTTCGACGAGGAGCGCGTCCGCGCGATCGCGACCCGGGTCGTCGCCCGCACCCCGGACGTCGCCGCGACCATGACCAACCACTGGATCGTCGACCAGGGCGAGCCGCGCCGGACCGGCGTCGCGGCGATCACCGTGCCGACGCTGGTGCTGCACGGCACCGAGGACCCGCTGTTCCCGCCGGCGCACGGCCGGGCGCTGGCCGCGGAGATCCCCGGTGCGCGGCTCGTCGAGCTGCCCGGCGTCGGGCACCAGATGCCCCCGCCGGCGGTGTGGGACGTGGTGATCACCGAGATCCTGGGGCACACGTCCCGTTAG
- a CDS encoding winged helix-turn-helix transcriptional regulator encodes MRTYGQACPVAHALDAVGDRWSLLVVRELRLGPRRYSDLAAALPGIGPSVLSQRLRDLVGAGVLEQRGPAYALTPWGAGLEPVFRALAAWGMASPTPRTGPVSADSVLLGLRTFFARTPGWDAVVEVRTAREAYRVVVVDGELRELARGAAAQAPDAVVTGDDLDGLTDGPDAFDAAVAAGALEVSGDVEAVRRLVASAARP; translated from the coding sequence GTGCGCACCTACGGTCAGGCCTGTCCCGTCGCCCACGCCCTCGACGCCGTCGGCGACCGGTGGTCGCTGCTCGTCGTGCGCGAACTGCGGCTGGGCCCGCGCCGCTACAGCGACCTCGCCGCCGCGCTGCCCGGGATCGGTCCGAGCGTGCTGTCGCAGCGGCTGCGCGACCTGGTCGGCGCGGGGGTCCTGGAGCAGCGGGGCCCCGCCTACGCCCTCACGCCGTGGGGCGCGGGGCTCGAACCCGTGTTCCGCGCGCTGGCCGCCTGGGGCATGGCCTCGCCCACGCCGCGCACGGGCCCGGTCAGCGCCGACTCGGTGCTGCTCGGCCTGCGCACCTTCTTCGCCCGCACGCCCGGGTGGGACGCCGTGGTGGAGGTGCGCACGGCGCGCGAGGCCTACCGCGTGGTGGTTGTCGACGGGGAGCTGCGGGAGCTCGCGCGGGGCGCGGCGGCGCAGGCGCCGGACGCGGTGGTGACGGGTGACGACCTCGACGGCCTCACCGACGGCCCCGACGCGTTCGACGCGGCGGTGGCGGCCGGGGCGCTGGAGGTCAGCGGGGACGTCGAGGCGGTGCGGCGGCTGGTGGCCTCGGCCGCCCGACCCTGA
- a CDS encoding ferrochelatase, whose translation MPGCVDALLVLSFGGPEGPDEVRPFLENVTRGRGIPPERLDAVEEHYQHFGGVSPINARNRELIDAVRSRTDLPVYFGNRNWHPMVEDTVAGMARDGVRRALVFATSAYGGYSACRQYHEDIARARKAVGEVAPELVKLRHFFDHPEFVAANADAVRAVRERAGEGARLVFTAHSVPASADASAGPPEEGGHRYSKQVTEAARLVAAELGEAEFDVVWQSRSGPPRIPWLEPDIVDHLDALHAAGVPGVVVAPIGFVSDHVEVIWDLDTEAAERAAELGMGFARAATAGPDPRFADMVVELVDEHRHDRAPRALGDVPRAGCGVDGTLCAPACCEPPRRPSRPEPGQPE comes from the coding sequence GTGCCCGGATGTGTCGACGCCCTGCTCGTCCTGTCCTTCGGCGGCCCCGAGGGCCCCGACGAGGTCCGCCCGTTCCTGGAGAACGTGACGCGCGGGCGCGGCATCCCGCCGGAGCGGCTCGACGCGGTCGAGGAGCACTACCAGCACTTCGGCGGCGTCTCCCCGATCAACGCCCGCAACCGCGAGCTGATCGACGCCGTCCGCTCGCGCACCGACCTGCCGGTGTACTTCGGCAACCGCAACTGGCACCCGATGGTCGAGGACACCGTCGCCGGGATGGCCCGCGACGGGGTGCGGCGCGCGCTCGTGTTCGCCACCAGCGCCTACGGCGGCTACTCGGCCTGCCGGCAGTACCACGAGGACATCGCCCGGGCCCGCAAAGCGGTGGGGGAGGTCGCCCCGGAGCTGGTGAAGCTGCGGCACTTCTTCGACCACCCCGAGTTCGTCGCCGCCAACGCCGACGCCGTCCGCGCGGTCCGCGAGCGCGCGGGGGAGGGCGCGCGGCTGGTGTTCACCGCGCACTCGGTGCCCGCGTCGGCCGACGCGTCGGCGGGCCCGCCCGAAGAGGGCGGCCACCGCTACTCGAAGCAGGTCACCGAGGCCGCGCGGCTCGTCGCCGCGGAGCTGGGAGAGGCGGAGTTCGACGTCGTGTGGCAGTCGCGCTCGGGCCCGCCGCGGATCCCGTGGCTGGAGCCCGACATCGTCGACCACCTCGACGCGCTGCACGCGGCGGGCGTCCCGGGCGTGGTGGTCGCGCCGATCGGTTTCGTCTCCGACCACGTCGAGGTGATCTGGGACCTCGACACCGAGGCCGCGGAGCGGGCCGCCGAGCTCGGCATGGGGTTCGCCCGGGCCGCCACGGCCGGGCCGGACCCGCGGTTCGCCGACATGGTCGTCGAGCTGGTCGACGAGCACCGCCACGACCGCGCGCCCCGCGCGCTGGGTGACGTGCCGCGCGCGGGGTGCGGGGTCGACGGGACGCTGTGCGCTCCTGCCTGCTGCGAGCCGCCGCGGCGGCCGTCGCGACCGGAGCCGGGTCAGCCCGAGTAG
- the fabI gene encoding enoyl-ACP reductase FabI: protein MGLLEGKKLLVTGVITDASLAFHAAKVAQEQGADVVLTGFGRMRLVERIAQRLPKPAPVVELDVSDQSQLDSLVDRLAEHTDRLDGVLHSIGFAPASCLGEGAFLKAPWEDVATTIQVSAYSFKSLAVAALPLMGPGGSIVGMDFDNRQAWPAYDWMGVAKSTLESVTRYLARDLGPQGIRVNLVAAGPVKTMAAKSIPGFAAFEDAWDGRAPLGWDVTDPVPVAKTVCAVLSDWLPVTTGSMVMADGGFHAIGV from the coding sequence ATGGGTCTCCTCGAGGGCAAGAAGCTGCTCGTCACCGGCGTGATCACCGACGCCTCGCTCGCGTTCCACGCCGCCAAGGTGGCCCAGGAGCAGGGGGCCGACGTCGTCCTCACCGGGTTCGGCCGGATGCGGCTCGTCGAGCGGATCGCGCAGCGGCTGCCGAAGCCGGCGCCGGTGGTCGAGCTCGACGTGTCCGACCAGTCGCAGCTCGACTCCCTGGTCGACCGCCTCGCCGAGCACACCGACCGGCTCGACGGCGTCCTGCACTCGATCGGCTTCGCCCCCGCCTCCTGCCTGGGCGAGGGCGCGTTCCTCAAGGCCCCGTGGGAGGACGTCGCCACGACGATCCAGGTCAGCGCGTACTCGTTCAAGTCCCTCGCCGTCGCGGCGCTGCCGCTGATGGGCCCGGGCGGCTCGATCGTGGGCATGGACTTCGACAACCGCCAGGCGTGGCCCGCCTACGACTGGATGGGCGTGGCGAAGTCGACGCTCGAGTCGGTCACCCGCTACCTCGCCCGCGACCTGGGCCCGCAGGGCATCCGCGTCAACCTGGTCGCCGCCGGCCCGGTGAAGACGATGGCCGCCAAGTCCATCCCCGGCTTCGCCGCGTTCGAGGACGCCTGGGACGGCCGCGCGCCGCTGGGCTGGGACGTCACCGACCCGGTGCCGGTCGCCAAGACGGTGTGCGCGGTGCTGAGCGACTGGCTGCCGGTCACCACCGGCTCGATGGTGATGGCCGACGGCGGGTTCCACGCGATCGGCGTCTGA